A single region of the Malus sylvestris chromosome 8, drMalSylv7.2, whole genome shotgun sequence genome encodes:
- the LOC126631537 gene encoding protein DETOXIFICATION 48-like produces MCNPKASSSSPLLSPNKTNFMETSNKTIDDLHCSDVFVEDDDKELRRWPTLSEAVQEIKAIGKISGPSTMTGLLLYSRAMISMLFLGYLGELELAGGSLSIGFANITGYSVISGLAMGMEPICGQAYGAKQMKLLGLTLQRTVLLLLSTSLPISFMWFNMKRVLLWFGQDEEISSVAHTFILFSTPDLFFLSLLHPLRIYLRTQNITLPVTYCSAISVLLHIPLNFLLVVKFQMGISGVAIAMVWTNLNLFILLFSFTYFSNVYKDSWVCPSADCLRGWSSLLALAIPTCISVCLEWWWYEFMIMLCGLLANPKATISSMGILIQTTSLVYVFPSSLSLAVSTRVGNELGANRPSRARISMIVSLGCSVALGLLAMLFTTFMRHQWGRFFTNDAEILKLTAIALPIAGLCELGNCPQTTGCGVLRGSARPTIGANINLGSFYLVGMPVAMLMGFVVKMGFAGLWLGLLAAQGSCALLMFYVLCTTDWNLQVKRANDLTQASSASTTSSILPISSPRPPPSSDHQDPNMEDDEVVKSSEVLETDPLIV; encoded by the exons ATGTGCAACCCAAaggcttcttcttcctccccacTTCTCTCTCCCAACAAAACCAATTTCATGGAAACCTCCAACAAAACCATCGACGACCTTCACTGTTCTGATGTTTTTGTTGAAGACGACGATAAAGAGCTCCGTAGATGGCCTACTCTCTCAGAG GCTGTACAAGAAATCAAGGCAATAGGGAAGATCTCAGGTCCATCAACCATGACAGGCCTACTTCTCTACTCAAGAGCCATGATCTCCATGCTTTTTCTAGGATATCTCGGTGAGCTTGAGCTCGCCGGCGGCTCTCTCTCAATTGGATTTGCCAACATCACTGGCTACTCTGTCATCTCCGGCCTCGCCATGGGAATGGAACCCATCTGCGGGCAAGCTTACGGGGCCAAACAGATGAAGCTCCTCGGCCTAACCCTTCAGAGAACCGTCCTCCTTCTCCTCTCTACCTCCCTCCCCATCTCCTTCATGTGGTTCAACATGAAAAGAGTCCTCCTCTGGTTTGGCCAGGACGAAGAGATTTCCTCCGTCGCCCACACTTTCATCCTCTTCTCCACTCctgacctcttctttctctctcttctccacCCCCTCAGAATTTATCTCCGCACCCAAAACATCACATTGCCAGTGACCTACTGCTCCGCCATCTCTGTCCTCCTCCACATCCCTCTAAACTTCCTCCTAGTCGTTAAATTCCAAATGGGGATTTCCGGAGTGGCCATAGCCATGGTTTGGACTAATCTCAACCTCTTCATCCTGCTCTTCTCCTTCACGTACTTCTCCAATGTTTATAAGGACTCGTGGGTTTGTCCCAGCGCTGATTGCCTCCGCGGCTGGTCATCTTTGCTTGCGCTCGCTATCCCGACCTGCATCTCCGTTTGCCTCGAATGGTGGTGGTATGAGTTCATGATAATGCTGTGCGGACTGTTAGCCAACCCGAAAGCCACCATTTCTTCAATGGGAATACTTATCCAGACCACCTCTCTTGTCTACGTGTTCCCTTCTTCGCTTAGCCTCGCCGTCTCCACGAGAGTTGGGAATGAGTTGGGCGCTAATCGACCGTCACGAGCACGCATTTCCATGATCGTCTCGCTCGGTTGTTCAGTGGCTTTAGGCCTTTTAGCCATGCTGTTCACAACATTTATGAGGCACCAATGGGGGAGATTCTTCACTAATGACGCCGAGATACTCAAGCTCACGGCGATTGCATTGCCGATAGCAGGGCTGTGCGAACTCGGAAACTGCCCGCAAACCACCGGCTGCGGTGTTCTGAGGGGAAGCGCGAGACCTACGATTGGAGCCAACATAAACTTGGGGTCATTTTACTTGGTGGGAATGCCGGTGGCGATGCTGATGGGGTTCGTGGTGAAAATGGGGTTTGCAGGGCTGTGGCTTGGATTGCTTGCAGCTCAAGGCTCTTGTGCTTTGCTCATGTTTTATGTCCTTTGCACAACAGATTGGAATCTTCAGGTCAAAAGAGCAAATGATCTCACCCAAGCTTCTTCTGCTTCTACAACTTCTTCAATATTACCAATATCATCACCACGGCCACCACCAAGTTCAGATCACCAGGATCCCAACATGGAAGATGATGAGGTTGTCAAGTCATCAGAGGTGCTTGAAACAGACCCTCTTATTGTATGA
- the LOC126631538 gene encoding sucrose transport protein SUC4-like, with amino-acid sequence MPAPEADRHRVRARPAVRTRIPLRQLLRVASVACGIQFGWALQLSLLTPYVQELGIPHAWASIIWLCGPLSGLVVQPLVGHMSDRCTSRYGRRRPFIVVGAACIAVSVLIIGFSADIGWLLGDRGGGIRPRAIAVFVFGFWILDVANNVTQGPCRALLADLTEKDYRRTRVANAYFSLFMAVGNVLGYAIGSLSYLFKVFPFSITPACNVNCANLKSAFFVDTAFIAITTCISISAAQEIPLGSSNRTTPFADEGPGQSSHIEEAFLWELFGAFKYFPGSVWLILLVIALNWIGWFPFLLFDTDWMGREIYGGKPNEGINYSTGVRMGALGLMLNSVVLGITSVLMEKLCRKWGAGFVWGISSILMTLCFLAMLVITFVNKSIGISGHDLPPVGIVIAALAIFALLGVPLAITYSVPYALVSSRIESLGLGQGLSMGVLNLAIVIPQVVVSLGSGPWDQLFGGGNAPAFAVAAVASLASGLVAILAIPRSTAQKPRAVT; translated from the exons ATGCCAGCTCCAGAAGCAGACCGGCACCGCGTCAGGGCTCGACCGGCGGTCAGAACCCGAATCCCACTCCGGCAGCTCCTCCGAGTGGCATCGGTGGCGTGTGGAATCCAATTCGGGTGGGCCCTACAGCTCTCGCTCTTGACTCCGTACGTCCAAGAGCTCGGAATCCCTCACGCTTGGGCCAGCATCATATGGCTCTGTGGCCCCTTATCGGGCCTTGTGGTCCAGCCCCTTGTGGGACACATGAGCGACCGCTGCACAAGCCGATACGGTCGCCGGCGCCCCTTCATTGTCGTCGGAGCGGCCTGTATCGCCGTTTCCGTTCTAATAATCGGTTTCTCTGCCGATATCGGGTGGTTGCTCGGTGACAGAGGAGGCGGCATCAGGCCCAGAGCCATCGCCGTGTTCGTGTTCGGGTTTTGGATTCTGGACGTGGCCAATAATGTGACTCAGGGTCCTTGTAGAGCTCTCCTCGCTGATCTCACTG AAAAGGATTATCGAAGAACTCGAGTGGCAAACGCTTATTTCTCTCTGTTTATGGCGGTTGGCAATGTTCTTGGCTATGCAATTGGATCACTCAGTTACTTGTTCAAGGTTTTTCCATTTTCAATTACCCCAGCGTGCAATGTTAACTGTGCAAACCTCAAGTCTGCTTTCTTTGTCGACACTGCCTTCATTGCAATTACTACGTGTATAAGCATATCAGCAGCTCAGGAAATACCTCTGGGTTCAAGTAACAGAACTACACCCTTTGCTGATGAAGGGCCAGGACAGTCAAGTCATATTGAAGAAGCTTTTCTCTGGGAGCTGTTTGGGGCTTTTAAATATTTCCCAGGGTCCGTATGGTTAATCCTACTTGTTATTGCTCTAAACTGGATTGGGTGGTTTCCATTTCTTCTTTTTGATACTGATTGGATGGGTCGAGAGATTTATGGTGGCAAGCCAAATGAAGGGATAAATTATAGTACGGGTGTTAGAATGGGAGCTCTTGGTCTGATGTTGAATTCGGTTGTTCTTGGTATAACCTCTGTGCTGATGGAGAAGCTTTGCAGGAAATGGGGGGCTGGTTTTGTGTGGGGGATTTCAAGCATTCTCATGACTCTTTGCTTTCTTGCGATGCTTGTTATTACATTTGTGAACAAAAGTATTGGCATTTCGGGCCATGATTTACCTCCAGTTGGCATTGTGATAGCTGCACTGGCTATTTTTGCACTTCTTGGTGTTCCATTGGCG ATCACATACAGTGTTCCATATGCTCTGGTTTCTTCTCGAATTGAGTCTTTGGGACTTGGCCAAG GTTTATCAATGGGCGTACTGAATCTGGCAATAGTAATCCCACAG GTGGTCGTATCACTAGGAAGTGGACCATGGGATCAGCTATTTGGTGGTGGAAACGCACCAGCCTTTGCCGTGGCAGCAGTTGCATCCTTAGCGAGCGGCCTGGTGGCCATCTTGGCTATTCCACGTTCTACTGCTCAAAAGCCCAGAGCTGTCACATGA